A window from Staphylococcus succinus encodes these proteins:
- a CDS encoding VraH family peptide resistance protein, whose protein sequence is MTIKQIVNDLLNKKWSLEDLFWLILMCVIFSTFTTPFLGIPIGVIAYFFFFYKDDDFDEIAEKYDYQDENKK, encoded by the coding sequence ATGACTATCAAACAGATTGTGAATGATTTATTAAATAAAAAATGGTCTTTAGAAGATTTGTTTTGGTTAATTTTAATGTGTGTAATATTTAGTACTTTTACTACACCATTTTTAGGTATTCCGATTGGAGTTATTGCTTACTTTTTCTTTTTTTATAAAGATGATGATTTTGATGAGATAGCAGAAAAATATGATTATCAAGACGAGAATAAGAAATAG
- a CDS encoding relaxase/mobilization nuclease domain-containing protein, whose translation MATTKISATKSTSRAINYAEKRAEEKSGLNCDIDYAKSAFKASREVYGKTDGNQGHVIIQSFKPGEVTPEQCNALGLELAEKIAPDHQVAIYTHSDTDHVHNHIVINAINLETGKKFNNNKQALKDVRQANDVVCRHHGLSIPNNQAEMRYTQAEQNLIDKGKSSWKNDIRLAVDETQATDMESFQEQLRPKGIIVERVTDKTITYRHIEADKKVRGSKLGDFYDKGGISHGFEAEKQRRRRKYESKSTTPERTPKDQSPHRQPRTTLNWSAFDQSTQTLFNERKRRERTERAEREAREQDDRARAARAKQIESEPTISKRTKGFDLEL comes from the coding sequence ATGGCAACAACTAAAATAAGTGCTACGAAATCAACATCACGAGCCATTAACTATGCAGAAAAACGCGCTGAGGAAAAAAGTGGTTTAAATTGCGACATCGATTATGCGAAAAGTGCGTTTAAAGCTTCTCGCGAAGTTTACGGTAAAACAGACGGCAACCAAGGTCATGTGATTATCCAGTCATTCAAACCAGGAGAAGTGACCCCTGAACAGTGTAATGCACTCGGTTTAGAACTAGCCGAAAAAATAGCGCCTGATCATCAAGTGGCGATTTATACGCATAGTGATACCGATCATGTACATAATCATATCGTGATTAATGCCATCAACTTAGAAACAGGGAAAAAATTCAATAATAATAAACAAGCACTTAAAGACGTCAGACAAGCAAATGATGTGGTATGCCGACATCATGGTTTATCCATCCCCAACAACCAAGCAGAGATGCGCTACACCCAAGCTGAACAAAATCTCATAGATAAAGGGAAATCATCATGGAAAAATGATATCCGATTAGCCGTTGATGAAACACAAGCGACAGATATGGAAAGTTTTCAAGAACAATTACGTCCGAAAGGCATCATTGTTGAACGTGTGACGGATAAAACCATCACTTATAGACATATAGAAGCAGATAAAAAAGTACGTGGCAGCAAACTAGGAGATTTTTATGACAAAGGAGGCATTTCACATGGCTTTGAAGCCGAGAAACAACGTAGAAGAAGAAAATACGAATCAAAATCAACAACTCCTGAACGAACTCCAAAAGATCAATCACCGCATAGACAACCTAGAACAACGCTTAACTGGTCAGCTTTCGACCAATCAACCCAAACCCTCTTCAATGAACGAAAACGTCGTGAACGAACTGAAAGAGCAGAACGCGAAGCTCGGGAACAGGATGATCGAGCTCGAGCAGCAAGAGCAAAACAGATCGAATCAGAACCAACAATTAGTAAGCGAACTAAAGGCTTCGACCTTGAACTTTAA
- a CDS encoding replication initiator protein A gives MSNFKKISASEFETLRFYQLPKFLFEDEYFSKMPTEAKVMYALLKDRFELSRLNNWVDSENNIYLLYTNKQLCAILNYAEPKIIKLKKELEKYNLIINERQGLNKPNRIYLLEPTYDKELINFKFQNKENISSGTNESSVQELTNSKSNDTKFNNTDYIETENNDTNDLNDTNNNISTTNNHSNHTNHQNIEFNNDALKFQLLEELPNQIKDYLSNFEIREIRIIKSVLLKGKKSFNNAHDTYYRLEDVEFELVSVLKRFKAMLLQKNETVEAMQGYLMQSIKAELEEIHALNMRRQNMTKYNIFNE, from the coding sequence ATGTCTAACTTTAAAAAAATATCTGCAAGTGAATTTGAAACATTACGTTTTTATCAACTACCAAAATTTTTATTTGAAGATGAATATTTTTCTAAAATGCCTACAGAAGCCAAAGTAATGTATGCTTTATTAAAAGATCGTTTTGAACTATCACGATTAAATAACTGGGTTGATTCAGAAAATAATATTTATCTTTTATATACAAATAAACAGCTATGTGCAATTTTAAATTATGCTGAACCAAAAATTATTAAGTTAAAAAAAGAGTTGGAAAAGTACAATTTGATTATAAATGAAAGACAAGGTTTAAATAAGCCTAATAGAATTTACTTACTTGAGCCCACATATGACAAGGAACTAATAAATTTTAAGTTCCAGAACAAAGAAAACATTAGTTCTGGAACTAATGAATCATCAGTTCAAGAGCTAACAAATTCTAAGTCAAATGATACTAAGTTTAATAATACTGACTATATTGAAACTGAGAATAATGATACGAATGATTTGAATGATACAAATAACAATATTTCTACAACTAACAATCATTCGAATCATACAAATCATCAAAACATTGAATTTAATAATGATGCTTTAAAATTCCAATTACTTGAAGAATTACCAAATCAAATTAAAGATTATTTAAGTAATTTTGAAATTAGAGAAATTCGTATTATTAAAAGTGTTTTACTTAAAGGGAAAAAATCGTTTAATAACGCCCATGATACATATTATCGTTTAGAAGACGTGGAGTTCGAACTTGTCAGTGTCTTAAAACGTTTTAAAGCGATGTTGCTACAGAAAAATGAAACGGTTGAAGCTATGCAGGGTTATTTGATGCAATCGATTAAAGCTGAGCTTGAAGAAATACATGCACTTAATATGCGCCGTCAAAACATGACTAAGTACAATATCTTTAACGAATAA
- a CDS encoding GNAT family N-acetyltransferase — MDVFEKLDVINSAPLDILLLANPSKELLLKHLESGECFVYKNNFEVLGCYILKEINKNRVELLDIAVRENKQGLGIGKKMLSHLFNYVKESGYTEIIVGTGNSSIGQIAFYQKAGFRMFEIDFNFFERNYSENIYENGILCRDMIRFLKRV; from the coding sequence ATGGATGTGTTTGAAAAATTGGATGTTATAAATTCTGCACCATTGGATATTTTGTTATTAGCAAATCCATCTAAGGAGTTGTTGTTGAAACATCTTGAGAGTGGAGAATGCTTTGTTTATAAAAATAATTTTGAAGTTTTAGGGTGTTATATTTTGAAAGAAATTAACAAAAATAGAGTTGAGCTTCTTGATATAGCTGTTAGAGAGAATAAACAGGGGCTCGGTATAGGTAAAAAAATGCTGTCTCATCTGTTTAACTACGTTAAAGAGAGTGGATATACAGAAATTATTGTTGGGACTGGTAATTCAAGTATAGGACAAATTGCTTTTTATCAAAAAGCAGGTTTTAGAATGTTTGAAATAGATTTTAATTTTTTCGAAAGAAATTATAGTGAAAATATTTATGAAAATGGAATTTTATGTAGAGATATGATTAGGTTTTTGAAACGAGTGTGA
- a CDS encoding plasmid mobilization protein, whose product MSERKTMTEGNEAVGKNQIPDRKAPKQISFRVSESEYSKLQASAETLNMSVPLFVKNKAQGARLVAPKLDKVTRQSMAKDMGKLGSNLNQIAKALNTYGERANMEQMQQDIAIMREELNHIWQQLK is encoded by the coding sequence GTGAGCGAACGTAAAACAATGACTGAAGGTAACGAAGCTGTCGGGAAAAACCAAATCCCCGACCGCAAGGCACCGAAACAAATTAGTTTTCGTGTGAGCGAATCCGAATATTCAAAGTTACAGGCTTCGGCTGAAACTTTGAATATGAGTGTGCCTTTGTTTGTTAAAAACAAAGCACAAGGGGCTCGATTAGTGGCGCCCAAATTAGACAAAGTCACGCGCCAATCGATGGCCAAAGATATGGGTAAGTTGGGGAGCAACTTAAACCAAATCGCGAAAGCTTTAAATACGTATGGCGAACGCGCAAATATGGAACAAATGCAACAAGATATCGCCATCATGCGTGAGGAGTTGAATCATATATGGCAACAACTAAAATAA
- a CDS encoding type I toxin-antitoxin system Fst family toxin, with protein sequence MVEALVHITTTVISGCIVALFTHWLRTCNNKKK encoded by the coding sequence ATGGTCGAAGCTCTTGTTCACATCACGACCACAGTCATCAGTGGTTGTATTGTTGCGTTATTTACGCATTGGCTACGTACATGTAACAATAAGAAAAAATAG
- a CDS encoding DUF334 domain-containing protein encodes MNFKNYLDKTETKVIKISNQMLAKIDTKHITEDVAKAFRQEKDGMYEDLKGIRMANQEHHEVLNNSLKENQKLNSTFKSSIKSMTHGIGALYFVILLMALVSIVTGPIGNVLGIDNMYSALHHTITHTQSVWGYLWYIAYIVPYILFILVLWACLSLLRLFEK; translated from the coding sequence TTGAACTTTAAAAACTACTTAGATAAAACAGAAACCAAAGTGATTAAAATTTCCAATCAAATGTTAGCAAAAATTGATACCAAACATATAACTGAGGATGTCGCAAAGGCGTTTAGACAAGAAAAAGATGGGATGTATGAGGATCTTAAAGGGATTCGAATGGCCAACCAAGAACATCATGAAGTATTGAACAACAGTTTAAAAGAAAATCAAAAGTTGAATAGTACGTTTAAATCAAGTATCAAAAGTATGACGCATGGTATTGGTGCCCTATACTTCGTTATTTTATTAATGGCCTTAGTTTCCATTGTGACTGGTCCGATTGGAAACGTTTTAGGTATTGATAACATGTACAGTGCCTTACATCATACGATTACACATACACAATCAGTATGGGGCTACTTATGGTATATCGCTTATATCGTCCCTTATATACTCTTTATTTTAGTTTTATGGGCTTGTTTAAGTCTTTTAAGACTATTTGAAAAGTAA
- a CDS encoding plasmid mobilization protein, which produces MPNQNHKKAKTININLTEAEYEKVKQLAEIRDLNPTAYTRLTALGNRIKPTVVYPADERIDALEKENQDLKKQLMAGYGQYEVTREDFDNLEEQYYHYAGYVNTFKDFLKYVQNDAEYINLKGYKNDEKLKEEIRDAIKEFNS; this is translated from the coding sequence ATGCCAAATCAAAATCATAAAAAAGCTAAAACAATCAATATCAATTTAACTGAAGCCGAGTACGAAAAAGTAAAGCAACTTGCTGAAATCAGAGATTTAAATCCAACGGCATATACACGACTTACTGCATTAGGTAATCGGATTAAACCGACGGTTGTATATCCTGCCGATGAACGCATTGATGCACTTGAAAAAGAGAATCAAGATCTTAAAAAGCAACTTATGGCAGGTTATGGTCAATATGAAGTGACAAGAGAAGATTTCGATAATCTAGAAGAGCAATATTATCATTATGCAGGCTATGTGAATACATTTAAAGACTTCTTAAAGTATGTGCAAAACGATGCGGAATATATAAATTTGAAAGGCTATAAAAATGATGAAAAATTAAAAGAAGAGATTAGGGATGCTATTAAAGAATTTAACAGTTAA
- a CDS encoding NADP-dependent oxidoreductase codes for MRAFEIESYGEADVLQEFNLPLPEITDEEVLIEVENTGISPYDWHVRRGEQEGKIDYPIPLILGWDISGVIRKVGSKVTDLTVGTPVIATQQLDKNGGYAEFVAINQNTVVKKPESLSFEEGATIPINGLTVYQALIKYGEMQHGDKVLIHSGAGAVGIFGIQLAKAKGAYVATTASTHNHEFLKSIGADVTIDYNTERFEDYVHDYDIVLDTQAGETLERSYDVLKPGGRLISIRGQVNKKKAESKGITAYFTWTELNRQDLIEVVNLYGYGVVKAYFEAIFPLSFVREAHKLSENGHSRGKIVINNKS; via the coding sequence ATGAGAGCATTTGAAATAGAATCATATGGAGAAGCTGATGTATTACAAGAATTTAATTTACCACTACCTGAGATAACAGATGAAGAAGTATTAATTGAAGTTGAAAATACAGGTATTAGCCCATACGATTGGCATGTTAGACGAGGTGAACAAGAAGGGAAAATTGATTACCCTATACCGCTCATTTTAGGATGGGATATATCAGGCGTTATACGTAAAGTCGGCTCAAAAGTAACAGATTTAACAGTAGGTACACCAGTTATTGCAACACAACAACTTGATAAAAACGGTGGTTATGCAGAATTTGTGGCCATTAATCAAAACACAGTTGTTAAAAAACCTGAATCATTATCTTTTGAAGAAGGTGCGACAATTCCAATTAATGGTTTGACTGTCTATCAAGCGTTAATAAAATATGGTGAAATGCAACACGGCGATAAAGTATTAATACATAGTGGCGCAGGTGCAGTAGGTATATTTGGCATTCAATTAGCTAAAGCTAAAGGTGCCTATGTAGCAACTACTGCAAGTACACACAACCATGAATTTTTAAAATCAATTGGGGCAGATGTTACCATTGACTACAATACAGAACGTTTTGAAGATTATGTACATGATTATGACATCGTCCTTGATACACAAGCAGGAGAAACACTTGAACGTAGTTATGATGTATTGAAACCTGGAGGCAGACTAATATCTATACGCGGACAAGTTAATAAAAAGAAAGCAGAAAGTAAGGGAATTACAGCATATTTCACATGGACAGAATTAAATCGTCAAGATTTAATAGAAGTTGTTAATTTATATGGATATGGTGTTGTCAAAGCTTACTTCGAAGCTATTTTCCCACTATCTTTTGTTCGAGAAGCTCATAAATTAAGTGAAAATGGTCATTCTAGAGGGAAAATTGTAATAAATAATAAATCATAA
- a CDS encoding DUF536 domain-containing protein has protein sequence MKTIKMLADELNVTKQTIVNNAKSLDIIFEKENGVNYINENDCLRIVNKITKKENTPQNKVYNSKEIPNESITKIKNLEDGNLNSSDTLKTKVNELEKQIEIFETRSKNDEKYIENLTKQLDQQNSNVNTLNKLLENQQILALESNKKIQKLENQLEEERQLNYSFDTSTNYKQNVDAQEATYTSDFVNINQDQKEDKESEIQHEDISESQSDERAPKEDILSNSNDKDNDVEEKNEETQPKKGFWSRLFGN, from the coding sequence ATGAAAACTATTAAAATGTTAGCTGACGAATTGAATGTAACTAAGCAAACGATTGTTAATAATGCTAAAAGTTTGGATATTATTTTTGAAAAAGAAAATGGTGTTAATTATATTAATGAGAATGATTGCTTAAGAATTGTAAATAAAATAACAAAAAAAGAAAATACACCGCAAAATAAAGTTTACAATAGTAAAGAAATACCTAACGAAAGTATTACAAAAATTAAGAATTTAGAAGATGGTAATTTAAATTCTTCTGACACATTAAAAACAAAAGTAAATGAATTGGAAAAGCAAATTGAAATCTTTGAAACAAGGTCTAAAAATGATGAGAAGTACATTGAGAATTTAACAAAGCAGTTAGATCAACAAAATAGTAATGTTAACACACTGAATAAACTATTAGAAAACCAACAAATATTAGCTTTAGAAAGTAATAAAAAGATTCAAAAATTAGAGAATCAATTAGAAGAAGAAAGACAACTTAATTACTCCTTTGATACATCGACTAATTATAAACAAAACGTTGATGCACAAGAAGCAACGTATACTTCTGATTTTGTAAATATTAATCAAGACCAAAAAGAAGACAAAGAATCAGAGATTCAACATGAGGATATATCTGAAAGTCAAAGCGATGAAAGAGCACCAAAAGAAGATATTCTATCTAATTCAAATGATAAAGATAATGATGTAGAAGAAAAGAATGAAGAAACGCAACCTAAAAAAGGCTTCTGGAGTCGTTTGTTTGGTAACTAA